TCGGATCATCACGTCAAACGTCCACGCCGAGCGTGGCTGATGAACGAGATGCCAGCACTCACCGGCAATCTCGTCGGGCTTGCAGAAAAACGAGTCCGGCTTGTCCGCGTGCATCTTGCGCGTCCACTTCAGGTCGATCACGGCATCGATGGCCAGATACGCGACGTGGATGCCCTGCGGTCCCAGGGTTCTCGCCATTGATTCCGCCAGGATGCGCTGCGCCGCCTTGGTGGGAGCAAACCCCGCGAAGAACGCCTTGCCCCGGTAGGTCGAGGTGTTCCCTGTGCACAGGATCGCGCCCTTTCCGGCTTCGATCATCGCGGGGGCGGCCATGCGCGCCAGGTTCAGCAACGACATCGTGTTGACTTCGAAGTTCTCGCGCAGGGTCTCGGGTTTGATCGACATGAAGTCGCCGAAGGCGCCGCCGACCGCGTTGTGCAGCACGACTTCAGGGGCACCGAGTTCATTCACGACCCGTCCAAACGTGTCTTTGAGTTGCTGCTCGTCGGAGACATCGCACCCGTAGGCCTTGGTGTTGGGGATCTCGCTTTCGAACTGAGCGAGCCGTTCTGCCTTGCGCGCCAGCATGGCGACGCGATACCCCTGGGAAAAGCGTCGCGCCAGAGCGGCGCCGGTGCCCGGACCCACGCCGGTAATCAAGCAGACTTTCTCGCTCATGGAACCTCCCTGGCTACTCGGATCCACCCTATCACGAGTCCCGGTCTTCGAACGGGACTCGCCCGCTGTCCTCTCTCCGGAATGCTAG
This bacterium DNA region includes the following protein-coding sequences:
- a CDS encoding SDR family NAD(P)-dependent oxidoreductase, with the protein product MSEKVCLITGVGPGTGAALARRFSQGYRVAMLARKAERLAQFESEIPNTKAYGCDVSDEQQLKDTFGRVVNELGAPEVVLHNAVGGAFGDFMSIKPETLRENFEVNTMSLLNLARMAAPAMIEAGKGAILCTGNTSTYRGKAFFAGFAPTKAAQRILAESMARTLGPQGIHVAYLAIDAVIDLKWTRKMHADKPDSFFCKPDEIAGECWHLVHQPRSAWTFDVMIRPDGEAW